A region of Planktothrix tepida PCC 9214 DNA encodes the following proteins:
- a CDS encoding type II toxin-antitoxin system RelE/ParE family toxin encodes MKNVIFHPLAEQELIDATAYYEEQKPGLGLEFLEEVEEAVNFLMLYPEAGSKVKSSARRIILPKFSYSLFYRILEDDRIRILAVAHQKRRTQYWAERE; translated from the coding sequence ATGAAAAATGTGATATTTCATCCACTAGCAGAACAAGAATTAATTGATGCCACCGCCTATTACGAGGAACAAAAACCTGGGCTTGGGTTAGAGTTTTTAGAAGAAGTAGAAGAGGCAGTAAACTTCCTCATGCTATATCCTGAAGCTGGTTCAAAGGTTAAAAGTTCTGCTCGTCGGATAATTTTGCCTAAGTTTTCTTACTCTCTATTTTATCGTATCCTAGAAGATGATCGGATTCGGATTTTAGCGGTTGCACATCAGAAGCGTAGAACACAATACTGGGCTGAACGAGAGTAG
- a CDS encoding addiction module protein: MTLENLEAEVLALPQDSQVILLSRLLKHLGQSRENDAEVELSWGEEAERRDREMDIGEVTGIPAEQVFHKIRGLLQ, translated from the coding sequence ATGACACTTGAAAATCTTGAAGCTGAGGTTCTTGCACTTCCACAAGACTCTCAAGTAATATTGCTCTCGCGGCTCCTAAAACACTTGGGACAAAGTAGGGAAAACGATGCAGAAGTTGAATTAAGCTGGGGTGAGGAAGCTGAAAGACGCGATCGCGAAATGGATATCGGCGAAGTTACTGGCATTCCGGCTGAACAAGTGTTTCACAAGATTCGTGGTCTTCTGCAATGA
- a CDS encoding PIN domain-containing protein codes for MNIYVETNFVLELVFEQEQFKSCEGILLLSEQKPATLIIPAYSLAEPHEKLIRQARNRKALQQSLDREFKQLERTVSYKNRIQNNIREFFNLLVEIDVEETKRFAKYRNRLLSHADIIPLNGNILCEAATYENRYALMSQDALVYASVLFHLQQNQPTIACFLNRNSRDFDTPEIKAELNSFNCRMISQFDQGLSFIQSQLLP; via the coding sequence GTGAATATTTACGTTGAGACTAATTTTGTCCTAGAATTAGTTTTCGAGCAAGAACAGTTTAAAAGCTGTGAAGGAATTCTGTTACTGAGTGAGCAAAAACCTGCAACATTAATTATTCCCGCCTATAGTTTAGCTGAACCTCATGAAAAATTAATTCGTCAAGCTAGAAATCGTAAAGCTTTGCAGCAATCTCTTGATCGGGAATTCAAACAGCTTGAACGCACAGTTTCCTATAAAAATCGGATTCAAAATAATATTAGAGAGTTTTTTAATTTATTGGTTGAAATTGATGTGGAAGAAACAAAACGATTTGCAAAATATAGAAATAGGTTATTGAGTCATGCAGATATTATCCCACTAAATGGGAATATTCTCTGTGAAGCAGCAACTTATGAAAACCGTTATGCTTTAATGTCTCAAGATGCCTTAGTCTATGCTTCAGTTCTGTTTCATCTACAGCAGAATCAACCAACAATTGCTTGTTTTTTAAACCGTAATTCAAGAGATTTCGATACACCAGAAATTAAAGCAGAATTGAATAGTTTTAATTGCAGAATGATATCACAATTTGATCAGGGATTAAGTTTTATACAATCTCAACTCTTACCTTAA
- a CDS encoding UPF0175 family protein, protein MGLQILISDSVLQAIRLPEQRIEQELRQELAIALYSQDLLSFGKARELAVMDKYQFGQLLGERGVLRHYTPEELDDDLTYARS, encoded by the coding sequence ATGGGACTACAAATTTTAATTTCTGATTCAGTTTTGCAAGCAATTCGTTTACCAGAACAACGTATTGAACAGGAATTGCGGCAAGAATTAGCGATCGCTCTCTATAGTCAGGATCTATTATCCTTTGGTAAAGCACGAGAACTGGCTGTTATGGATAAATATCAATTTGGGCAACTCTTGGGAGAGCGTGGAGTTTTACGACACTACACACCAGAAGAATTAGATGATGATTTGACTTATGCTCGTAGTTAG
- a CDS encoding DUF433 domain-containing protein codes for MTTVPNERTAIIRTERGLTIAGTRITIYDIMDYVTAQYPPKFIRGLFDLTEAQINAALAYIEANRADVEAEYQMVLKEAEELRL; via the coding sequence ATGACAACTGTACCTAACGAACGAACAGCTATTATCCGTACAGAAAGAGGATTAACAATCGCAGGTACACGCATCACTATCTACGATATTATGGATTATGTGACGGCTCAATATCCACCTAAATTTATCAGGGGATTATTTGATTTGACAGAGGCACAAATTAACGCAGCTTTAGCTTATATTGAAGCCAATCGCGCTGATGTTGAAGCTGAGTATCAAATGGTTCTTAAAGAAGCTGAAGAACTACGACTATAA
- a CDS encoding LamG domain-containing protein: MTSTTTASLLYFNGSDDKIDVGYNNELNPQTFTIEAWALSLTSNTGIERSVLTSRPDSYRWGYMFYQACVQDNWELWLLSPNGNYQKIHGPKVQANVWTHLAGTFDPSSSVARLYINGQQVAQETVAYQPTAPTGYNSRNILRIGAGSTESGYCVGGTYFFNGYIDEVRIWNTVHSAQEIQAKMNQRLTGQEANLVAYWRLSNISGAQVPDLTGHGHNGNICKGSMGANIINPPFTPPSTXLLLFNG; this comes from the coding sequence ATGACCAGCACCACAACAGCATCACTACTGTATTTTAATGGTTCCGATGATAAGATTGATGTTGGCTACAACAATGAGTTAAATCCCCAAACTTTCACAATTGAAGCTTGGGCTTTATCCCTCACCTCAAATACAGGAATTGAACGTTCTGTATTAACTTCCCGTCCCGATAGTTATCGGTGGGGGTATATGTTTTATCAAGCTTGTGTTCAAGATAATTGGGAATTATGGCTGTTATCTCCGAATGGCAATTATCAAAAAATTCACGGGCCAAAAGTTCAAGCTAACGTCTGGACTCATTTAGCCGGGACTTTTGATCCCAGTTCATCCGTAGCACGGTTATATATCAATGGTCAGCAAGTCGCTCAAGAAACCGTAGCCTATCAACCCACCGCGCCGACGGGTTATAACAGCCGGAATATCTTACGCATTGGAGCAGGTTCTACCGAGTCGGGGTATTGTGTTGGGGGAACTTATTTCTTTAATGGTTATATTGATGAAGTTCGCATCTGGAATACCGTTCACAGCGCACAAGAAATTCAGGCAAAAATGAATCAGCGCCTCACGGGTCAAGAAGCGAATTTAGTGGCTTATTGGCGGTTAAGCAATATTTCTGGAGCCCAAGTTCCTGACCTCACAGGTCATGGTCATAATGGCAATATTTGTAAAGGTTCGATGGGTGCTAATATTATTAACCCACCCTTTACTCCTCCGTCCACTNGGCTTTTACTGTTCAATGGTTAG
- a CDS encoding LecA/PA-IL family lectin, with protein MSDAQQWPFPLPNTKDLVSLLNWLYLQGKRDFPYSYLYEANLTNAKLPSVNLSFSYLYKANLLGVDLMAANLGYSFFAYSYLGYANLTYAYLGYAYLAYSNLSHANLSFANLSHSDLSFADLSYADLTNADLSYADLSFVNLTGANLTNTKLTGVTIMGITLTNIQLVNTYFAQTQVIASGKFEVPANSEDGVALMNNSNRDASVNITPSGSWKNGPNTASFSSAGDASYAKAGMKHPQNTAFSLLAINPITNIVQEIYTPTVIAIKPGESLIFRMNDAPGAYGNNVGSITVNWSEVGR; from the coding sequence ATGTCTGATGCTCAACAATGGCCTTTCCCATTACCCAATACAAAAGATTTAGTCAGTTTGTTGAATTGGCTGTATCTTCAAGGAAAACGGGATTTTCCCTATAGCTATCTGTATGAAGCCAATCTAACCAATGCCAAACTCCCCTCAGTCAATCTTAGCTTTTCCTATTTGTACAAAGCGAATTTGTTAGGCGTTGACTTGATGGCAGCTAACTTAGGTTATAGCTTTTTTGCCTATAGCTACTTAGGCTATGCCAATCTCACCTATGCCTATTTAGGGTATGCCTATTTAGCTTATTCTAACCTCAGTCATGCCAATTTAAGTTTTGCCAATTTGAGTCATTCTGATTTAAGCTTTGCAGATTTAAGTTATGCAGATTTAACCAATGCAGATTTAAGTTATGCGGATTTAAGTTTTGTGAATCTGACGGGCGCGAATCTCACCAATACCAAATTGACGGGTGTAACCATTATGGGAATTACACTCACCAATATTCAATTGGTTAACACCTATTTTGCCCAAACCCAAGTCATTGCGAGTGGCAAATTTGAAGTTCCAGCTAACTCGGAAGATGGCGTCGCATTAATGAATAATAGTAACCGTGATGCCTCCGTTAATATCACGCCATCAGGTTCGTGGAAAAACGGGCCAAATACAGCATCTTTCTCATCGGCAGGAGATGCTTCTTATGCAAAAGCTGGAATGAAACATCCTCAAAATACAGCTTTTTCGCTATTAGCCATTAATCCCATCACAAATATAGTCCAAGAAATTTATACCCCAACAGTCATTGCGATTAAACCGGGCGAATCATTAATTTTCAGAATGAATGATGCCCCTGGAGCTTACGGTAATAACGTTGGCAGTATAACTGTTAATTGGTCAGAAGTTGGTCGCTAA
- a CDS encoding LamG domain-containing protein: protein MTTSNSQTSLLCFDGVDDCVEILHQNKLNPLNFTVEAWVLNLNTAQTDFCILSSNVSRWPYIYEFIQYTKDNRLLFALFNGAGYAEGRSMPNNVWTHLAGTYDQASQICVYYMNGKQVCNKSITNRTRPSSTTDEILYIGTHLVNTSSQPRGRFFKGYIDEVRIWNIVRTEQQIQESFNKPLTGKEPNLVGYWRLSNLSGNKVPDLTGNGLDGIIYGNATSQLIDHSPFTTPQPEKTKTFDVDINSTSGTPFKNDFQQEVSFKISATGTWKPATWADCTPAGWPGFEYQSQMKYPNNTSFALLVVDADTNTVLAELGSEITLVLKPSQTITFVVNDVPVNDGYQDNTGHLSITSVAQIP from the coding sequence ATGACAACCAGTAATTCTCAAACCTCTCTCTTGTGCTTTGATGGTGTTGATGACTGTGTAGAAATTTTACATCAAAACAAATTGAATCCTCTCAATTTCACAGTTGAGGCTTGGGTTTTAAATTTGAATACGGCTCAAACAGATTTCTGTATTCTCTCTTCCAATGTCTCTCGGTGGCCTTATATATATGAGTTTATTCAATACACCAAAGACAATCGCTTACTGTTTGCCCTTTTTAATGGTGCTGGTTATGCCGAGGGACGTTCTATGCCCAACAATGTTTGGACTCATCTTGCAGGAACTTACGATCAAGCTTCTCAGATTTGTGTTTATTATATGAATGGTAAGCAGGTATGTAATAAATCTATTACTAATAGAACCAGACCTTCTAGTACCACTGATGAGATTTTGTACATTGGAACACACTTAGTTAATACGAGTTCCCAGCCTCGGGGACGTTTTTTCAAAGGATACATTGACGAAGTTCGCATCTGGAATATCGTTCGTACTGAACAACAAATTCAAGAAAGCTTTAATAAACCATTAACAGGGAAAGAACCCAATTTAGTCGGATATTGGCGCTTGAGTAATCTTTCTGGGAATAAAGTTCCTGATTTAACTGGGAATGGTTTAGATGGAATTATTTATGGGAATGCTACCTCTCAATTAATTGATCACTCCCCATTTACCACTCCGCAGCCAGAGAAAACAAAAACTTTTGATGTTGATATCAACTCAACCTCTGGTACTCCCTTTAAAAATGATTTTCAACAGGAAGTTAGCTTCAAAATCTCTGCTACAGGAACCTGGAAACCAGCTACTTGGGCTGACTGTACACCTGCCGGATGGCCCGGTTTTGAATATCAAAGTCAAATGAAATATCCAAACAATACTTCCTTTGCTTTGTTAGTTGTTGATGCTGACACTAACACGGTTTTAGCCGAATTAGGAAGCGAAATTACTTTAGTTTTAAAACCCAGTCAAACGATTACCTTTGTCGTCAATGACGTTCCTGTCAATGATGGCTATCAAGATAATACAGGACATCTCAGCATCACTTCTGTTGCACAGATTCCTTGA
- a CDS encoding LamG domain-containing protein, producing MITHNPKSPLFRFDGNKDYADIPFKNELTPPNLTVELWVLQIEKYKYSAATLPLISTTEQQELGYTLGEYNAATGLQMIFQVDTLTERYPLFVKTPLPLNVWTHFAGTYDQKSQISCFYINGELLQTYNFANTHYNPLKPQTPATSNILRLGALVKKSKDGKNLVFCEFNGYMDEVRIWDVVRTQQQIQETINQELTGKEPNLVGYWRFSNLSDNKVPDLTGKGLDGIIIKNDNPVTPIPKTQTFEADLCSQAGVNFTNTFAQEVSFKISASGTWKPASWGELTPGGWPGFEYQSQMKYPNNTSFALLVVDVETKTVLGELGSEITLVLKPSQTITFVVNDVPISEGYTDGYKDNTGNISITCTALIP from the coding sequence ATGATCACTCACAATCCCAAAAGTCCTCTATTTCGATTTGATGGCAATAAAGACTATGCAGATATTCCCTTTAAAAACGAATTAACCCCACCTAATTTAACCGTTGAACTTTGGGTTTTACAAATAGAAAAGTATAAATATTCGGCGGCGACCCTTCCCCTCATCAGCACGACCGAACAACAAGAGTTAGGATATACCCTTGGGGAATATAATGCAGCCACAGGCTTACAGATGATCTTTCAAGTCGATACTTTGACCGAGCGTTATCCACTGTTTGTAAAAACCCCTTTACCCCTCAATGTTTGGACACATTTTGCAGGGACGTATGACCAGAAATCCCAAATTTCCTGTTTCTATATCAATGGCGAACTCCTGCAAACTTATAATTTCGCAAACACGCACTATAATCCACTTAAACCCCAGACCCCTGCAACTTCTAATATATTGCGACTGGGAGCGCTAGTCAAAAAGTCAAAAGATGGGAAAAATCTTGTATTTTGTGAATTCAATGGATATATGGATGAAGTTCGCATTTGGGATGTCGTTCGTACTCAACAGCAAATTCAGGAAACCATCAATCAAGAATTAACCGGAAAAGAACCTAATTTAGTGGGATATTGGCGGTTTAGTAATCTTTCCGATAATAAAGTTCCTGATTTAACCGGGAAAGGTTTAGATGGGATAATTATTAAGAATGACAATCCTGTCACGCCTATACCCAAAACCCAAACTTTTGAGGCTGACCTCTGCTCACAAGCGGGAGTGAACTTTACTAATACTTTTGCTCAGGAAGTTTCATTCAAAATTTCTGCGTCTGGAACCTGGAAACCCGCGAGTTGGGGTGAGTTAACCCCCGGAGGCTGGCCCGGTTTTGAATATCAAAGTCAAATGAAATATCCAAACAATACTTCCTTTGCTTTGTTAGTCGTTGATGTTGAAACTAAAACGGTTTTAGGTGAATTAGGAAGCGAAATTACTTTAGTCTTAAAACCCAGTCAAACGATTACCTTTGTCGTCAATGACGTTCCTATTTCTGAGGGCTATACTGATGGCTATAAAGATAATACGGGAAATATCAGCATCACTTGTACTGCACTCATTCCCTAA
- a CDS encoding polyprenyl synthetase family protein, protein MFDKTIINEALQNSRSAIVSKIQEFVNSKRQGTGAYEPLYDLLTDYPFRVGKMLRPTICISVARAVGGIGQSALATAAALELYHNAFLIHDDIEDGSESRRGKETLHSRIGIPRAINVGDATNVLAVGLLLENLSSLGVTKTLNILHEIEVMAQQSVEGQAMELDWVADNTSNLTDQDYFTMCVKKTCWYSFMTPCRIGFIVGNPNANASALVKPLADLTRFGMLLGIAFQIQDDLLNLIGEMEAYGKEIGGDIYEGKRTVMLNHVISHSNPGESKEILKILATPREDKTSDQIEFILKLMQKYGSIDHGWCLARSYAKQSAELFETLDFLEAETPLRSEEKFISEYHDRRFLKELINYVIYRNL, encoded by the coding sequence ATGTTTGATAAAACAATTATTAATGAAGCCTTACAAAATTCCCGTTCTGCTATTGTCAGTAAAATTCAAGAGTTTGTCAATAGCAAACGTCAAGGTACAGGTGCTTATGAGCCTTTATATGATTTATTAACCGACTATCCCTTTCGAGTGGGAAAAATGCTCAGGCCCACAATTTGTATTAGTGTCGCTCGTGCCGTTGGAGGAATAGGACAATCTGCCTTAGCAACGGCTGCCGCCTTAGAACTTTATCATAATGCTTTTTTGATTCATGATGATATTGAAGATGGCTCAGAATCTCGACGGGGAAAAGAAACCTTACATTCTCGAATTGGAATTCCTCGTGCGATTAATGTTGGAGATGCGACTAATGTTTTAGCGGTGGGTTTATTATTAGAAAATTTATCATCTTTGGGAGTTACAAAAACCTTAAATATTCTCCATGAAATTGAAGTGATGGCACAACAATCCGTTGAAGGACAGGCAATGGAGTTAGATTGGGTAGCTGATAATACTTCCAATCTAACAGATCAAGATTATTTTACCATGTGCGTTAAAAAAACCTGTTGGTATTCCTTCATGACCCCTTGCCGGATTGGGTTTATTGTCGGAAATCCTAATGCTAACGCCAGTGCATTAGTCAAACCTTTAGCCGATTTAACTCGATTTGGAATGCTACTAGGAATTGCTTTTCAAATTCAAGATGATCTGTTAAATTTAATTGGAGAAATGGAAGCTTATGGAAAAGAAATTGGGGGAGATATTTATGAGGGAAAACGAACAGTGATGTTAAATCATGTTATTAGTCATAGTAATCCCGGAGAATCCAAAGAAATTCTTAAAATATTAGCAACTCCCAGAGAAGATAAAACTTCCGATCAAATTGAATTTATTTTGAAATTAATGCAAAAGTATGGCAGTATAGATCATGGTTGGTGTTTAGCTCGTTCTTATGCAAAACAATCCGCAGAACTATTTGAAACCTTGGATTTTCTTGAGGCTGAAACCCCCTTACGTTCAGAGGAAAAATTTATTTCCGAATATCATGACCGACGATTTTTAAAAGAATTGATTAATTATGTAATTTATCGCAATTTATAA
- a CDS encoding glycosyltransferase: MDRRLKHQTSNGSGKTIVLATFGSLGDLYPYMALAQELQNRGYSARIATCEQYQKTIETAGIEFCLLRPNGLPQEPGEIEFLSMMMDSQRGMEYIINYLLMPYLRTSYSDLINAVQGADLLLTHPLTLVASLVAEKTGIPWVSTILSPSVLMSAYDVPPEKSTQSRYEKAMAVVARDSLLRLFRCNMQLWSAPLEQLQEELGLEARFDPLFEGQFAPLVLGLFSQTFASVQPDWPPQTQITGFPFYRQNSESGLSPELQQFLHAGPPPIVFTLGSTAVLTPGNFYEQGMIAAQKLGYRAVLMMGKAAHQLNALGLPPGVIAIDYSPHADIFPFAAAIVHHGGMGTTAEALRAGHPMLVIPYHYDQPDNATRVVQMGVGRTLDRHLYQASTVLAELKVLLGDPSYATRVAEVSSYIQTEQGNCKAVDVLETYLMTRKPET; encoded by the coding sequence ATGGACAGACGATTAAAACATCAAACTTCCAACGGTTCAGGAAAAACAATTGTTTTAGCAACCTTTGGGTCTTTAGGAGATTTATATCCCTATATGGCACTGGCTCAAGAATTGCAAAATCGAGGGTATTCCGCCCGCATTGCTACCTGTGAACAATATCAAAAAACCATTGAAACAGCCGGAATAGAGTTTTGTCTCCTCAGACCCAATGGTTTGCCCCAAGAACCCGGAGAGATAGAATTTTTATCGATGATGATGGACTCCCAACGGGGGATGGAATACATTATCAATTATTTATTAATGCCCTATTTACGCACCAGTTATTCTGACTTAATTAATGCAGTACAAGGAGCAGATTTACTCTTAACCCATCCCTTAACATTAGTCGCCTCTTTAGTTGCTGAAAAAACAGGAATTCCCTGGGTTTCTACAATTTTATCTCCCAGTGTTTTGATGTCTGCCTATGATGTCCCCCCGGAAAAAAGCACTCAATCTCGCTATGAAAAAGCAATGGCGGTAGTGGCTAGGGATTCTTTGCTGCGTCTGTTTCGCTGCAATATGCAACTTTGGAGTGCGCCTTTGGAACAATTACAAGAAGAATTAGGGTTAGAAGCCAGATTTGATCCTTTGTTCGAAGGACAATTTGCACCTCTGGTGTTGGGTTTATTTTCCCAAACCTTTGCCAGTGTCCAACCTGATTGGCCCCCACAAACCCAGATTACGGGTTTTCCCTTTTACCGTCAAAATTCTGAGTCGGGGTTATCCCCAGAACTCCAACAGTTTTTGCACGCTGGGCCACCTCCGATTGTATTTACCTTGGGGTCAACGGCTGTTTTAACTCCAGGGAATTTTTATGAACAGGGGATGATAGCAGCCCAAAAGTTAGGATATCGGGCTGTTTTGATGATGGGAAAAGCGGCACACCAATTGAACGCCTTGGGTTTACCCCCAGGAGTCATCGCCATTGACTACTCACCCCATGCCGATATTTTTCCATTCGCCGCGGCTATTGTCCATCATGGGGGTATGGGAACAACGGCGGAAGCCTTACGAGCCGGGCATCCGATGTTAGTCATTCCTTATCATTATGATCAACCCGACAATGCAACACGAGTTGTACAAATGGGGGTTGGGCGAACATTAGACCGCCATCTTTATCAAGCGTCTACGGTTTTAGCAGAACTGAAAGTGTTATTAGGTGATCCAAGTTATGCTACCCGTGTGGCTGAAGTCAGCAGCTATATCCAAACTGAACAGGGAAACTGCAAAGCCGTTGATGTCCTGGAAACTTATCTGATGACCAGAAAACCTGAAACCTGA
- the aroA gene encoding 3-phosphoshikimate 1-carboxyvinyltransferase, translating to MQGTIVTTENTETEQILTIQPPKSGLSLQGRIRIPGDKSISHRALMLGALAKGVTTIEGLLLGADPRSTAQCFTCLGAEISELNSERVEVKGIGLGNLQEPTEVLDAGNSGTTLRLMLGILASHPGKFFTVTGDSSLVRRPMSRVTKPLQQMGANIWGRQGGSYAPLAVQGQALRPIHYFSPIASAQVKSCILLAALMTEGETTVTEPALSRDHSERMLKAFGANLTVEPDTFSVIVNGPAELHGQHVVVPGDISSAAFWLVAAAIVPGSELVVENVGVNPTRTGILEALEKMGANLQLENQRVVAGEPVADIRVKYSTLKACEIGGDIIPRLIDEIPILAVAAAFAEGKTIIKDAEELRVKESDRITVMATQMSQLGANITERSDGLEITGGFPLTGTEVDSDTDHRIAMSLAIAGLTAQGKTTIHRAEAAGISYPNFVATLSQICTV from the coding sequence ATGCAAGGGACTATCGTAACAACTGAAAATACAGAAACTGAGCAAATATTAACAATACAACCCCCAAAATCGGGCTTATCGTTACAAGGACGAATTCGCATTCCTGGGGATAAGTCCATCTCCCATCGAGCCTTAATGTTAGGAGCGTTAGCAAAAGGTGTCACCACCATTGAAGGCTTATTGTTAGGGGCAGACCCCCGTAGTACCGCCCAATGTTTTACTTGTTTAGGGGCGGAAATTTCGGAGTTAAATTCAGAACGGGTAGAAGTCAAAGGCATTGGACTGGGTAATCTTCAAGAACCCACTGAAGTTTTAGATGCCGGAAATTCCGGTACAACCCTACGGTTAATGTTAGGAATTCTCGCTTCCCACCCTGGAAAATTTTTTACTGTTACCGGGGATAGTTCCTTAGTCCGTCGTCCCATGTCCCGTGTCACGAAACCCTTACAACAGATGGGAGCTAATATTTGGGGTCGTCAAGGGGGGTCTTATGCGCCTTTAGCGGTTCAAGGTCAAGCTTTACGTCCCATTCATTATTTTTCCCCCATTGCTTCGGCGCAGGTAAAATCCTGTATTCTATTAGCTGCGTTAATGACCGAAGGAGAAACGACGGTAACAGAACCCGCTCTTTCACGGGATCATAGTGAACGAATGTTAAAGGCTTTTGGGGCTAATTTAACCGTTGAACCTGATACTTTTAGTGTGATTGTTAATGGGCCAGCAGAACTGCACGGTCAGCACGTTGTAGTTCCGGGGGATATTAGTTCCGCGGCGTTTTGGTTAGTGGCGGCGGCAATTGTTCCGGGGTCAGAATTAGTAGTAGAAAATGTTGGAGTCAACCCGACTCGCACGGGAATATTAGAAGCTTTAGAAAAAATGGGGGCGAATTTACAATTAGAAAATCAACGGGTCGTTGCGGGGGAACCTGTGGCGGATATTCGAGTTAAATATAGTACGTTAAAAGCTTGTGAAATTGGCGGGGATATTATTCCTAGATTAATTGATGAAATCCCGATTTTAGCGGTGGCTGCGGCGTTTGCAGAAGGGAAAACGATTATTAAAGATGCGGAAGAATTACGGGTAAAAGAAAGCGATCGCATTACCGTGATGGCAACTCAAATGAGTCAACTGGGGGCGAATATTACTGAACGTTCCGACGGCTTAGAAATTACCGGAGGTTTCCCGTTAACGGGAACAGAAGTTGATAGCGATACGGATCATCGAATTGCCATGAGTTTAGCAATTGCGGGTTTAACGGCTCAAGGAAAAACCACCATTCACCGAGCGGAAGCCGCAGGAATTTCCTATCCGAATTTTGTGGCAACGTTAAGCCAAATTTGTACCGTTTAA